CTTGCGCACGTTCCAGTGCAGGCACTGGGCCAGGCTCTCGAACCAGTCGCTCACGGGGTCCCGGACGCAGATGGAGGGGAGCGGGTAGCACGAGGTAGTGATGCTGAGGCTGGAGAGGGCGCAACGCCGCGCCGTGagcccgcgcccgcccgcccgcccatcCCCTCCCCGGGGCAGCACCCGCCCTCTCCAGCAAGGAGCCAGCCGTGCTGGACCGGGCCCCCCAGCCCGGCCACAGCCCCAGGGGCACTGCCACACATCCCACCCCAGTCCCCGGGGGAGACCCCCAGGGACCCCCAGGCACAGCCGGCGCCGAGGGGACTGGCACCACCAGGGACGGCAGAGCACGGGGCTGCGCACAGCAGCCTGCAGAGGGGCGCCCGCGGGCGTGGGCTGCCGGACGTTAGGCCTGAGACAAGGACCCTGTGGACTCTTGGTGACAAGCTGAGCCTGCAGGGCCCACGTCCCCCAGGGCGTGGCGATGAGGGCAGCAGGCCAGGACACACCCAGCTCCTCATACCCTGCTCCGGCCCCCTGCCCGCCCACCTGTCCCCGTGGCGGATCTCCTGCCTCTTGCGTCCGTCCAGGGACACCCAGGCGGTGTTCCTTGCTTCCGGTGACAGCATGATCTGAAGGGGCCAAGCAGGACAGGCGTGGGCTTGCGTGTGTGCCACCAAGCCCCTCGGGCCCTGCCCCGGGGGGAGGACCCAGCCGGGGGGAACCATGGCACCCACTCCAGGCCGAGGCCAGTTCCGGGCTGTGAAGGCATGAACGGTGTCTGACGGACACCAGCCCTGGAGGACAGCAGGCAGATgtccctccaggcccagggcctccAAACACCCCCACACAGGGGCATGCACAGCTACACAAGGCCGGGCGGCtggctgcagccccaccccccccGGAGCCGATGCCCACCTCGAACCgctcaccctgcccccacccaacgGGGCGGGCTGCTTCGTGGGGACAGCGCGTGCAGCCGGAGGGGCTGGCCCAGCTCCCGGCACGGCCCCCTGTGCACCGCAACCCGCGGCCGCAGGGGCCCTGAGCGCCAGGGGGTGCCAGGAGACCTGGCCGCTGTGGGCCAGAACCAGCGGTCAGCACCGGGACCCCAGGCAGGGATTCCCCCCGGAGAAGGTGGAGAAGTGGGCTCTGACCTTCAGCTCGACCCCTGCGGGGACCACGATGGGCCGGAAGGACAGCGAGTGGGGGCAGATGGGCGTGATCATGATGGCCGGCACGTTGGGGTGGATCATGGAGGCCCCGGCCGCCGCCGCGTACGCCGTGCTGCCCGTCGGGGTGGACACGATGACACCTGAGGGACAGGCTGTGGGGTCACTCTCCACGCACCGCCCCACCTGAGGGTGCGCAGGGCGTCCCGAACAGCCCCGACGCCCACGTACCGTCGCCCTGCACCGTGGTGATGAGGTGCCCGTCCAGGTACACGTCCACGTTGGACAGGTAGGAGGAGGGGCCTCTGTCGATCACCACCTCGTTCAGGACCTGGGGGCGGGCCGCGTGCTGAGGGCCGGGCAGCACCTCCAGGTGGGCCTGCCCCGGGGGCCCCCGTGCCGCTCCTAGGAGGTCCTGAGGACAGGATGGGGGGCTTCCCTTGGGGTCCAACCAGAGCCCCCCCATCCGGCACCCCTCCCCGGGGCCATCACTGGGGAGGGCAAGGCTGGGGGCCCGGCGGAGGGGCGTGGCCACACACCTGGTACTGCAGGACCTGCTTCCCGGCCTCCGTGTCTCGGTCCGAAGCCAGCACCCCGTTCTCACTGACCCCGTTGGGGGCGGCAACCTTCTTCCCTCTGAGCTCCTTCACGACCTTGACCTTCAGCCGGCTCCGGAGCACAACAGCTGCGTTCCCTGGGGGCACAGGCAGGTCACAACCCCCGCCAGGAACCTCGCCTCCTTCTCCTGAACGGGCCCCCCCGCACTCGCACACACGTCCGAGCTGGTCAGAGCTCTTGGGCCGCTGAGTCCAGAGGGGCTCCAGGGCTGCACGTCACTGACACCCCAGAactcgggcgggggggggggggcggctggggggccgaggggaggggctgagccaaACACGGTGACGACCACACAAACCAGGGGACGGTGAGGCCAGGCTCGGAGCTGCGCGTGGGCTCCAGCGCGCGGGGACTCACCCTGGATCACCTGCGTGACCTGGGTCTGGAAGTTCTCGAAGTTGAAGGGGGTCAGGAAGCCCAGGGAGCCCAGGTGGAACGCCATGACCGGAGGCACGCTGCCCTGTGAGCCGACGGGGCGGCGGACTCAGCAGCCAGTCCCCCCACACGTCCCCCGCCACAGGCGCCCCGGGGTCAGCGCCCGGCCGGGGCGAGGGGCTGGGCCGGCGTGACCGCTGAGGTCAGCAAGGCCAGCAGTGGCGGAGGGAACAGCCCTGCAGGCCCTCCCCCGTGGCCGCCACGCCTGGCCACCTGACGCCCCTAGCGGGGGCCCTGCGGCACTCGGGaccacccccggcccccagcgCAGACTCCCGCCCCCCTGGTGCCGCCCAGGGCTCCCCGCCTGTGCCCCGAGCGGctgctggcccccccccccctcacagCGCCAGGCGGAGCAGCCCGCCCACCGCAGCGTCCGAGTCAGTGCGCTAGGCGCCAGGTGACAtggtgtggcggggggggggcccgccCGGCGAGAGCGCGCACCTGGAAGAGCGAGGAGGCGTACAGCAGCGTCCCGTCCCCGCCCAGGCAGATGATGAAGTCGATGCGGTTGGAGATGTCGTCATAGTCTAGAGGGCGGAGGGGAGAGCCGCGTCAGGCCGCCAGCGCGGGGCCGGGGCGCCCGCTGCTCCCCCGGGCGCGGGCCCCGGGCGCTCGCCTTCTCGGAAGGTGCAGAACTTCTTCTTCACCGTCCCGAAGCCGTCGTCACCCACGATGGCGGGGTCTTCCAGGACCTTCTTCTCCACGTACACAACCATGTTCTTCTCCTGGGACCGACGGGCGCGTCAGCCCCAGCACGAGGCCCGGCCGTCTCCGGCGGCCGGCGACTGCGCAGCGAGCCTCCTGACCCCgccggccccggccctggcccctctgtcaccacccccacacccagggcgGGCTCCcgctggctgggggggggggggggcagaaggcGGGGCTcgggctgcccccagccccgcctcctgcTCACCTCCATCAGGTACGCGCAGAGCTCCTTGAAGGGCTGCAGCAGGCTGGCGTCCCGGATCTTCCTGATGACGAGGACGCTCTTTGGGGACTTGCTCCACGTCAGCCGCTGGCTGGCGGGGTCCTGGATGTGCCTGTGAGGGGAGAGGAGCGTTGCCACCAGGACAGGCGCGGCCCACTGCTCGCCCAGGAGCCTGTCTGTCGGGCACCCGATGCTGGCCGCACCCACAGCTCACCGCCAAGGCCAGGCCCCCCCGGGGGGGCACAGGGCCTGCTCCCAGTCTGTGCTGCGGTCTGCGGGCACAGGCGGCTGCCGGGCCCCACGCTGGCCGGGGCTGAGGGGCATGACCCTCAGAAGGGTCAGCAGCCGAAGCCTGAGGgccggcagccccgcccctggggCCGCGGCTGCCCCAGAAGTTGGGGACCCCGTGGGGGTGAGCGCGCCACAGGTGCCAGGCTCGGACCCCAGGCTGAGACGGAGTTCCGACTTTCCCAAAACACAAAGCACTGGGGCCAGGAGCAGCACGTCAGAGCTTCCTCAGGAGACACCGCGCAGCCGGGGGGAGCCCAGACTGGGGGCCGGTCATGTGGACCCAGTGAAGTCACCCCGACTGCTCAGGGTGTAAATAGCGTCTCCTCAGGCACCAGGCAGCCCCCGCAGGTGCAGAGGCGGCCTGGCCACACCCCTCAGGCCGAGGCCCGCCCGGTGCGGACGCAGCAGCTGTGAGGCGGGGTTGGCCGCGAACAAGTGAACCGGATGCTACAACGGGCCAGCGTCTTGCGTTGAGAACCGTTGGAGAACAAACGCTTAGACCCACCAAGTGCGTGAGTGTGAAACACACCGTTTTTCTCCCCAGAGTTTttactgaaacacacacacacacaagtacctGGGCACGGcccgcccaccccacccatgCTCCAGCGGCTTCTCACTGCGAGCGCCAGAACCTTCCGCAGCACGGCGGCCCCGCCGGACGCTCCCAGGGGGCGCCCCCCAGTGCACTCACATGACGGTCTGGGGGTTCTGCAGCACGCAGGCCTTTGGTCCGAAGGTGGTCACCGGGCACGGCCCGTGCAGAGAGCGGGTCctcctgcggggtgggggggggacggCGGTGACGCCGCGGCAGACACCGTGGTGCGGGCTGCGAGCGTCAGACTCCCCagggcagggacccagggccGGGGACCGGCCTggacccctccttcctgccctcctccctctgcccctgccggCACCTCCGACCGGCCGCCAGCACGCCGGCCCCATCCTCCGCGACAGAACGGGGGCGTTGCGCAAACCCTGGCGCTGCTCACGGGACCCTTGCTCCAGGGGCGAGGCCCGGGCTGGCGGCTCGTGCCGGGGCACCGGGCATGTCCCGCAGCCCTCGGGCCGGAGCACTGCCCCTGGCGGGCTGTGCCCGGGCAGCAGGGCCGGCCTGGGGGCCGGGGCGTCCCGGAGAGCTCGCGTACCTGAACTCCTTCGTGCTGGGGAGGGCGGGCGCGGCCGACAGGCTGCGGGACTTGGCCCGGCCGCGCAGGGGGCGGCCCGGCCCCGCGTCCTCACCCCCGTGGCAGGCGGCGCAGCGGTAGGCCGCGTCCCCGCTCAGCCCCTTCCGCACGCCGACCTCCTCCGGCTCCATCCCCGTCCCCGGCGAGCACAGGCTGCGGTCAGAGGAGCACCGATCcctgcaagggggggggggggggccgacaCAGGGAGGTGAGCACGCACCCAGGCACCCGGCACGCCTGCTCCGTCCCAGTGGAGGGGGGCGGGCGGCTGGCGTCTGCTCGCCCAGGcggcccccccccggccccccgcgcccccccccccccccaggagctcGGGAACCGACGGCGGCTCTGCACACACCGGGCAGGGCCGAGGGCCGAGGGCCGAAGGGGAGGGCAGAGCTGCCAGGACAGGGGGCGGCGCGTCTCCCCGGTCATGTGGGGCTGCCTGCGGcggctcctggggggggggggtctgggtgTGGTTTGAGACGCCCCCAGCCCAGAAACGCCGAACAGAGGCGACCCGTCCGTGCAGGAGCGAGCGCACAGGCGCGTGTCCGACTCCACGCCCTACACGCGGGGCCCGCGGGCGGCTCACcgcacccccagcctggcctgggtgGCCCTCGGGGGTGGCTCCAGCTCCCCAAGGGAGGGGACGCAGGGGGCACCGTCCTCCGGGCCCCAAGGGCGGGGCATCCGCACAACAGCGACCCCACCCAACAGGCGAGGACGCAGGACACAGGTGCGACGGAGGAAGCCTCGGTGGCTCTGTGCACCGGCCACGGGGGAGCAACGGGAACCGAAAACACCGCGGTCCCCGCTCTAGGGCAGAAAACGCGCAGGGAAGCAACCGGCGCGAGAAGCGCGGGGCCTGCTCCCGACAGGAGCCCAGGGCCACGCCGTGCAGGGC
This Phyllostomus discolor isolate MPI-MPIP mPhyDis1 chromosome 5, mPhyDis1.pri.v3, whole genome shotgun sequence DNA region includes the following protein-coding sequences:
- the NADK gene encoding NAD kinase, which produces MEPEEVGVRKGLSGDAAYRCAACHGGEDAGPGRPLRGRAKSRSLSAAPALPSTKEFRRTRSLHGPCPVTTFGPKACVLQNPQTVMHIQDPASQRLTWSKSPKSVLVIRKIRDASLLQPFKELCAYLMEEKNMVVYVEKKVLEDPAIVGDDGFGTVKKKFCTFREDYDDISNRIDFIICLGGDGTLLYASSLFQGSVPPVMAFHLGSLGFLTPFNFENFQTQVTQVIQGNAAVVLRSRLKVKVVKELRGKKVAAPNGVSENGVLASDRDTEAGKQVLQYQVLNEVVIDRGPSSYLSNVDVYLDGHLITTVQGDGVIVSTPTGSTAYAAAAGASMIHPNVPAIMITPICPHSLSFRPIVVPAGVELKIMLSPEARNTAWVSLDGRKRQEIRHGDSLSITTSCYPLPSICVRDPVSDWFESLAQCLHWNVRKRQAHFAAEEAEEEETETETETEG